A stretch of Alphaproteobacteria bacterium DNA encodes these proteins:
- a CDS encoding GlxA family transcriptional regulator, which translates to MFGDPARRQPQRIGFVLVPNFSMMAFVSAIEPLRSANRLSGRELYHWQLYSADGAEVPASNGIAVVPDAAVNEFVGPATVVVVAGLEVTDYNERRVMSALRRLARHGTDIGGICTGTYVLARAGLLKGYRSTIHWENIPGLMEAFPQLEVSANLYEIDRDRFTCSGGTAPLDLMLHLIARQHGSELGARVAEQFMHGIPRQPDSPQRWSLAHRLHVSHPRIIAAIGQMEANLEQPLSRHELAASVGVSLRQLERLFRKYLGQPPARYYLDLRLHRAQVLLSQTTLSVLEVATACGFASASHFSQRYRALYGWPPRAERQPG; encoded by the coding sequence ATGTTCGGAGACCCGGCCCGGCGCCAACCCCAACGCATCGGCTTCGTGCTGGTGCCGAATTTTTCCATGATGGCCTTCGTCTCGGCCATCGAGCCCTTGCGCTCGGCCAACCGGCTCAGCGGGCGCGAGCTCTACCATTGGCAGCTCTATTCCGCCGACGGCGCCGAGGTGCCGGCCAGCAACGGCATCGCCGTGGTGCCCGATGCCGCGGTCAATGAGTTCGTCGGTCCGGCCACGGTGGTCGTCGTGGCCGGCCTCGAGGTCACCGACTACAACGAGCGCCGCGTGATGAGTGCGCTGCGCCGCCTGGCGCGGCACGGCACCGACATCGGCGGCATCTGCACCGGCACCTATGTGCTGGCCCGGGCCGGACTGCTCAAGGGCTACCGCTCGACCATCCACTGGGAGAACATCCCCGGCTTGATGGAGGCCTTCCCCCAGCTCGAGGTCTCGGCGAATTTGTACGAGATCGACCGCGACCGCTTCACCTGTTCGGGCGGCACCGCGCCGCTGGACCTGATGCTGCACCTGATCGCCCGCCAGCATGGCAGCGAGCTCGGTGCCCGGGTGGCCGAACAGTTCATGCACGGCATCCCGCGCCAGCCCGATTCGCCGCAGCGCTGGTCGCTGGCCCATCGCCTGCACGTCAGCCACCCCCGCATCATCGCCGCCATCGGCCAGATGGAAGCCAACCTCGAACAGCCCCTCAGCCGCCACGAACTGGCGGCCAGCGTCGGCGTCTCGCTACGCCAGCTCGAGCGCCTGTTCCGGAAGTACCTGGGCCAGCCGCCGGCGCGCTATTACCTCGATCTACGCCTGCATCGGGCCCAGGTGCTGCTCAGCCAGACCACGCTGTCCGTGCTCGAGGTGGCAACGGCCTGCGGCTTCGCCTCGGCCTCGCACTTTTCGCAGCGCTACCGGGCGCTCTACGGCTGGCCACCGCGGGCCGAACGGCAGCCGGGCTAG